A genomic window from Flavobacterium sp. I3-2 includes:
- the bcp gene encoding thioredoxin-dependent thiol peroxidase, with amino-acid sequence MNILKIGDKAPNFSAIDELGNIHNLSDYKGKKVVVFFYPKASTPGCTTEACELRDNYQRFLAANYVVLGVSADSKERQQKFKEKNNLPFPLLADENKEVINAFGVWGPKKFMGKEYDGIHRTTFVIDENGIIEDVILKVKTKQHTSQILK; translated from the coding sequence ATGAATATTTTAAAAATAGGAGATAAAGCTCCAAATTTCTCGGCAATTGATGAATTAGGTAACATTCATAATTTATCTGATTATAAAGGAAAAAAAGTTGTTGTTTTTTTCTATCCAAAAGCTTCAACACCTGGTTGTACAACAGAAGCTTGTGAATTAAGAGATAATTACCAGCGTTTTTTAGCTGCAAATTATGTTGTTCTTGGTGTAAGCGCTGATAGTAAAGAGCGTCAACAAAAATTTAAAGAAAAAAATAATTTACCTTTTCCATTGCTTGCAGACGAAAATAAAGAAGTTATCAATGCTTTCGGAGTTTGGGGACCAAAAAAATTTATGGGAAAAGAATATGATGGTATTCATCGTACGACTTTTGTGATTGATGAAAATGGAATCATTGAAGATGTAATACTAAAAGTAAAAACTAAACAACATACTTCTCAGATATTAAAATAA
- a CDS encoding endonuclease III domain-containing protein, with protein MTKAEKVQFVIDTLETLYPEIPIPLDHKDPYTLLIAVLLSAQCTDVRVNLTTPHLFAKADNPYDMIKLSIDEIADIIRPCGLAPMKSKGIHGLSQILIDKHNGIVPANFEDLEELPAVGHKTASVVLAQAFDIPTFPVDTHIHRLMYRWNLTNGKNVEQTEKDAKRIFPMETWNRLHLQMIWYGREYSPARGWDLEKDIITKTIGRKSVLNEYNKKALK; from the coding sequence ATGACAAAAGCCGAAAAAGTTCAATTTGTAATTGATACGTTAGAAACTTTATATCCAGAAATTCCAATTCCTTTAGATCACAAAGATCCATATACTTTATTAATTGCCGTTTTACTTTCTGCGCAATGTACTGATGTTCGTGTCAATTTAACAACACCACATTTGTTTGCTAAAGCTGATAATCCGTATGATATGATTAAATTATCAATTGATGAAATTGCGGATATTATCCGTCCATGCGGATTAGCGCCAATGAAGTCTAAAGGAATACATGGTTTGTCACAAATTTTAATTGATAAACATAATGGAATTGTTCCTGCTAATTTTGAAGATTTAGAAGAACTTCCTGCAGTTGGACATAAAACGGCGAGTGTAGTTTTAGCACAAGCTTTTGATATTCCAACTTTTCCTGTAGATACACACATTCACCGATTAATGTACCGATGGAATTTAACTAACGGAAAAAATGTCGAACAAACCGAAAAAGATGCCAAGCGAATTTTTCCAATGGAAACTTGGAATCGTTTACATTTACAAATGATTTGGTACGGACGTGAATATTCGCCAGCGCGAGGATGGGATTTAGAAAAAGACATCATCACAAAAACAATAGGAAGAAAATCAGTTTTAAACGAATATAACAAAAAAGCACTCAAATAA
- a CDS encoding RNA polymerase sigma factor, whose protein sequence is MANCVLSDAILVNQYISGNEVALSHLIDRHKSKIYGFIYSKVQDKDVANDIFQDAFIKVIHTLKTNKYNEEGKFLPWVIRISHNLIVDSYRKSNKMPMQRDKEEYSVFDYMVDSSPNIENFLISNQIELDVKRLIDMLPEDQREVINLRIYDDLSFKEIADLTGVSINTALGRMRYALLNLRKNIEKNQIILND, encoded by the coding sequence ATGGCTAATTGTGTTTTGTCAGATGCTATATTGGTGAACCAATATATATCAGGAAATGAGGTTGCGTTATCTCATCTAATCGACCGTCATAAATCAAAAATCTACGGATTTATTTATTCAAAAGTACAAGATAAAGATGTCGCTAATGATATTTTTCAGGATGCTTTTATCAAGGTAATTCATACATTAAAAACAAATAAATATAACGAAGAAGGTAAATTTTTACCCTGGGTTATTCGTATTTCACATAATTTAATTGTCGATTCGTATCGCAAAAGCAATAAAATGCCTATGCAACGTGATAAAGAAGAATATTCTGTTTTTGATTATATGGTCGATTCAAGTCCAAATATTGAAAACTTTTTAATAAGTAATCAGATTGAATTGGATGTGAAACGTTTAATTGATATGTTACCTGAAGACCAACGCGAGGTAATTAATTTACGTATTTATGACGATTTGAGCTTTAAAGAAATTGCAGATTTAACCGGAGTCAGTATCAATACTGCTTTAGGTCGAATGCGCTATGCTTTATTGAATTTGAGAAAAAATATCGAAAAAAATCAAATTATTTTGAATGACTAA